From Haliotis asinina isolate JCU_RB_2024 chromosome 8, JCU_Hal_asi_v2, whole genome shotgun sequence, a single genomic window includes:
- the LOC137293818 gene encoding ribokinase-like, which translates to MDVTVVGSCMTDLVSYAPRQPKPGETIHGTNFQIGFGGKGANQCVMAAKLGAKTAMVAKVGDDSFGKNYIQNFKDHSINIDHVGVTADASTGVAPITVSDDGQNSIVIVAGANMLLSEQDVAAAEHLIMTSKVILCQLEIPVQSTLTALNIARKRGVKSIFNPAPAQEGLPSELYTDCDIFCANESEAEILTGETVSSIEDAKAAARTLLNKGCNSVVLTLGELGSVYVSQTEQEPQVVPCPKVTPVDTTGAGDAFLGALAFYLALFPNMTVLEALTRSSRLASISVQAKGTQTSFPNRKQLPSDLFQ; encoded by the exons ATGGACGTGACAGTCGTGGGAAGTTGCATGACTGATTTAGTCAG ctatGCCCCAAGACAACCCAAACCAGGGGAGACTATCCATGGCACCAACTTTCAAATTGGCTTTGGAGGCAAGGGTGCAAACCAGTGTGTGATGGCTGCCAAGCTGGGAGCCAAGACAGCCATGGTTGCAAAG GTTGGAGATGATAGCTTTGGGAAAAATTATATTCAGAATTTTAAAGACCACAGCATTAATATTG ATCATGTTGGGGTGACAGCAGACGCGTCAACAGGAGTTGCACCTATCACAGTCAGTGATGATG GTCAAAACTCCATAGTGATAGTTGCTGGTGCGAACATGTTGTTGAGTGAACAAGACGTGGCTGCTGCAGAACATCTGATCATGACAAGCAAAGTGATTCTGTGTCAACTGGAGATTCCAGTCCAGTCAACACTAACTGCTCTCAACATAGCCAGGAAACGTGGAG TTAAAAGCATCTTCAATCCTGCTCctgctcaggaaggccttccaTCAGAGTTGTATACAGACTGTGACATATTCTGTGCCAATGAATCAGAG GCAGAGATTCTTACTGGTGAGACGGTGTCCAGCATAGAGGATGCCAAGGCAGCAGCACGTACACTGCTAaacaagggatgtaactctgttGTTCTTACACTTGGGGAGCTGGGCTCTGTGTATGTATCACAGACAGAGCAAGAACCACAAGTTGTGCCCTGCCCTAAAGTGACACCAGTTGACACAACA GGAGCCGGAGATGCCTTCCTTGGAGCCTTGGCCTTCTACCTGGCTTTGTTCCCCAACATGACTGTGCTGGAGGCCCTGACTCGCTCTAGTCGTCTGGCCTCCATCAGCGTCCAAGCCAAGGGCACACAGACCAGTTTCCCCAACAGGAAGCAGCTACCATCAGACTTGTTCCAGTGA
- the LOC137294180 gene encoding leucine-rich repeat-containing protein 74B-like — protein MSDTDRNMDNLTPTSQSDPKSDVDSLKPPSAGQDDTNPPSSRPTSQGRIPTLGGRATLSRTPVSMLEQQQDEDESVLITEVKDQAEEEPERERNLLPVAEIEERPTEEGEEEEEEELKISDDGGSREDEEEAFEGDVFQHVTIETVDVEPKEEDFDTDLEEELPVDEEDPVKCEYVKICDRLGLVPISYFVRHINDRDIAMKYHGLGPSEAKAMALVLKDNINLEKLDISGNWIDSEGGYAMSRMLEENDYITEMAMADNKLGNEGGLHVCRMLGTNAGLRRIDLAGNMFEDRVAEQFAEVLENNKYLRELDLSRNKFGQLSGCLLGPAIGANDTLDVLDLSWNHLRQQGAIAVAAGIKENCRLKICRLAWNGFGPEGGAALAEALGNHESLLEIDMTGNRLNQDTALKVAKALSTNDVLRILRMGNNLITSAGAIALATAINQSESSEIEELDLTDVPVEYEFLRILEDIRGKKPTFKVSHGPVMRAGNTLDDLGKKGIDPFKKKEPVIILKEHIVVNDMRLVDILKRYDPDGLLSVSPEDFVAALDELAVPYNRVQLEEAVHKLAKDQSGRIYFGDFIPDKEEDKKVKHIPESEP, from the exons ATGAGTGACACTGATCGGAATATGGATAACCTCACGCCTACCTCACAG TCTGACCCTAAATCTGATGTCGACTCTCTTAAGCCCCCAAGTGCTGGACAGGATGATACCAATCCTCCTAGTTCGAGGCCAACATCACAGGGTCGAATACCCACACTAGGCGGACGGGCAACACTCAGCCGCACCCCCGTGTCTATGTTGGAGCAACAGCAGGATGAGGATGAGTCTGTACTTATAACGGAAGTGAAAGATCAAGCCGAGGAAGAACCCGAGAGAGAAAGAAATCTTCTTCCGGTGGCAGAAATCGAAGAACGGCCGACAGAAGAAGgggaagaggaagaagaagaagaactgaAAATATCGGACGATGGGGGAAGCCGGGAAGATGAGGAAGAGGCTTTTGAAGGCGATGTTTTTCAACATGTAACCATAGAAACTGTTGACGTGGAACCAAAAGAAGAGGACTTTGATACTGATCTTGAGGAAGAAT TGCCCGTGGACGAAGAGGACCCCGTGAAGTGTGAATACGTGAAAATCTGTGACCGACTCGGCCTCGTACCCATCTCCTACTTTGTCCGGCACATCAACGACCGCGACATCGCCATGAAGTACCACGGACTCGGTCCGTCTGAGGCAAAGGCCATGGCGCTTGTGTTGAAG GACAATATCAACCTGGAGAAACTAGACATCTCTGGAAACTGGATCGACTCCGAGGGTGGTTACGCCATGTCTCGGATGCTGGAGGAGAACGACTACATCACTGAGATG GCCATGGCTGACAACAAGCTTGGTAATGAAGGCGGCCTCCACGTGTGTCGAATGTTGGGCACAAACGCTGGACTTCGGCGAATTGATCTGGCAG GCAACATGTTTGAAGACAGAGTGGCCGAGCAGTTTGCGGAAGTTCTGGAA AATAATAAATATCTGCGGGAGCTGGACTTGAGCAGGAACAAGTTTGGGCAGCTCTCCGGTTGTCTGCTGGGACCAGCTATAG GTGCAAACGACACTTTAGACGTCCTTGACCTTAGCTGGAATCACTTACGTCAACAGGGAGCCATTGCAGTGGCTGCGGGCATAAAG GAAAACTGTCGTCTGAAAATATGTCGTCTGGCCTGGAACGGGTTCGGCCCGGAAGGTGGCGCCGCCCTGGCCGAGGCTTTGGGGAACCACGAATCTCTGCTGGAAATAGACATGACTGGCAACCGACTCAATCAGGACACCGCACTCAAAGTGGCCAAGGCCCTGTCTACGAACGATGTCCTGAGAATATTGAGA ATGGGCAACAACCTCATAACATCTGCAGGTGCAATAGCTCTGGCCACGGCAATAAACCAGTCGGAGAGTTCAGAAATAGAGGAGTTGGATTTGACG GACGTTCCAGTAGAATACGAATTTTTGCGCATCCTTGAAGACATCCGGGGGAAGAAGCCAACTTTCAAGGTCAGCCACGGGCCAGTAATGCGTGCTGGAAATACACTAGACGATCTGGGCAAAAAAGGTATTGACCCTTTCAAAAAGAAGGAACCTGTGATCATCCTGAAGGAACACATCGTCGTGAATGACATGCGACTGGTCGACATCCTCAAGAGATACGATCCCGACGGACTTCTTAGCGTATCGCCTGAGGACTTCGTGGCAGCGCTTGAT GAGCTAGCGGTACCCTACAACCGGGTTCAACTTGAGGAAGCTGTTCACAAGCTGGCCAAGGATCAGTCAGGCAGGATATATTTCGG